Proteins encoded in a region of the Oxyura jamaicensis isolate SHBP4307 breed ruddy duck chromosome 17, BPBGC_Ojam_1.0, whole genome shotgun sequence genome:
- the GTF3C5 gene encoding general transcription factor 3C polypeptide 5, with the protein MQCGPSAEEDLHLLKLLPCSALAFLIWNNRDRKQTQSFALFPRDGYNNPQVSGENLIGLSRARRPHNAIFLNFDEEEVPTKPLDAAVQTWKKVCTNAVDKKVEEELRKLFEVRPVWSRNAVKANVNIHPDKLKLLLPYLAYYMLTGPWRSLWVRFGYDPRKHPEAKIYQVLDFRIRCGMKYGYAPNDMPVKAKRSTYNYSLPITVKKPVSHTVSVHDLKQGFGTSGSSSAKKSASSRYKLKESIYIFREGALPPYRQMFYQLCDLNVESLQKIIHRNDGTETECTERDGWCLPKTSDDLRDTMSLMIKQIIRSTRPALFSSTTSNEDGKEQLAYESGEDEDDEEEEEEDFKPSDGSENEMETEILDYV; encoded by the exons ATGCAGTGTGGGCCCAGTGCTGAAGAAGACCTTCacctgctgaagctgctgccttGTTCTGCTTTAGCCTTCTTGATCTGGAACAACAGAGACAG AAAGCAAACGCAGTCCTTTGCCTTGTTTCCTAGGGATGGGTACAACAACCCCCAGGTGTCTGGTGAGAACCTCATTGGCCTCAGCAGGGCCCGTCGCCCACACAACGCTATCTTTTTGAACTTTGATGAGGAAGAAGTCCCAACAAAACCCCTGGATGCTGCTGTACAGACCTGGAAGAAAGTGTGCACCAATGCTGTGGATAAAAAGGTGGAGGAAGAGTTGAGGAAG CTCTTTGAAGTCCGTCCAGTCTGGTCCCGGAATGCAGTAAAAGCCAATGTCAACATCCACCCAGACAAGCTGAAACTCCTGTTGCCGTATCTGGCCTATTACATG CTAACAGGTCCCTGGAGGAGCTTATGGGTTAGGTTTGGGTATGACCCCAGAAAACACCCTGAAGCAAAGATTTATCAAGTACTGGACTTCCGAATTCGCTGTGGAATGAAATATG GTTACGCACCTAATGATATGCCGGTGAAAGCAAAACGCAGCACATATAACTACAGTCTGCCCATCACCGTCAAAAAGCCAG TAAGTCATACAGTCAGTGTGCACGATCTGAAGCAGGGATTTGGTACTTCTGGTTCATCCAGTGCAAAAAAGTCTGCCTCCAGCAGGTATAAACTGAAG GAATCCATCTACATTTTCCGAGAAGGAGCCTTACCCCCTTACCGGCAGATGTTCTACCAACTCTGTGACTTGAATGTGGAAAG cctgcagaaaatCATCCATCGGAATGATGGTACAGAGACAGAATGCACAGAGCGGGATGGGTGGTGCCTTCCGAAGACCAGCGATGATCTGCGCGATACCATGTCCCTGATGATAAAGCAGATCATCAGATCCACTAGACCTG CTCTTTTCTCAAGTACAACAAGCAATGAGGATGGCAAAGAGCAGCTGGCATATGAGTCTGGAGAGGATGAGgatgatgaagaggaggaagaagaggactTCAAGCCTTCTGATGGGAGTGAAAAcgaaatggaaacagaaattctgGACTATGTGTGA
- the RALGDS gene encoding ral guanine nucleotide dissociation stimulator isoform X1 gives MVSRRHHAAAAPAPEKMFEGCRRARSLWGGVRLEVAGESSPVVLHSFTQLDPDLPPLESSTQEIGEELEDGVIYSISLRKVQLHHTANKGQRWLGFENESALNLYETCKVRTIKAGTLEKLVEYLVSAFKGNDSTYVTIFLCTYRAFATTKQVLDLLLNRYGKLHVQANGDHARHVVDERMELKNTISSILGAWLDQYSEDFRKPPDFACLKQLISYVRHNIPGSDLERRARILLAQFQQQEQSEAEAEAVDHGGCTFQLVEENGVGDGKSDFLSFSPEMVAEQFTLMDAELFKKVVPYHCLGCIWSQRDKKGKEHLAPTIRATVSQFNSVANCVIATCLGDRTLKPQQRAKVVERWIEVARECRILKNFSSLRAILSALQCNAVHRLKKTWDEVLRESFRTFHELSEIFSDENNHSLSRELLIKEGTSKFATLEINPKRAQKRQQQQREMGVMQGTIPYLGTFLTDLVMLDTAMKDFLDGGLINFEKRRKEFEVIAQIKLLQSACNNYSFTQEDHFVDWFHSLERLSEAESYGLSCEIEPLSESASNTLKAKKNTGIIKRWSDRQPPSTEPCASGSSHSKSFDQLKCGQYLCSGDATDSVSVTSAGSSSSDVEEINISFIPESPDCQEKKHSYTPSVADGEAKTTVSSASPLLPALQFWESTSLSSLDTSGIGSGSSSASSSSVSSTPVTASRTHKRSVSGISSYSSLSLPLYNQQVDDCCIIRVSLAVDNGNMYKSILVTSQDKTPVVIRKAMAKHNLDGDRPEDYELVQIISEERELKIPDNANVFYAMNSAANYDFVLKKRGFSKGVKIKHGSSSTLPRMKQKGLKIAKGIF, from the exons AGCTCCACGCAGGAGATCGGAGAAGAGCTGGAGGATGGTGTGATCTACAGCATATCGCTCCGGAAGGTGCAGCTCCATCACACGGCCAACAAAGGGCAGCGGTGGCTGGGG TTTGAGAACGAGTCAGCCTTAAACCTCTACGAGACGTGTAAGGTGCGGACGATAAAAGCTGGGACCTTGGAGAAGCTGGTGGAGTACCTGGTCTCGGCCTTCAAGGGCAATGACTCCACCTACGTCACCATCTTCTTGTGCACGTACCGGGCCTTCGCCACCACCAAGCAAGTGCTGGACCTGCTGCTCAACAG GTATGGCAAGCTCCACGTACAGGCGAACGGGGACCACGCCAGGCACGTTGTGGATGAGAGGATGGAGCTGAAGAA CACCATCTCCTCCATCCTGGGCGCCTGGCTGGACCAGTACTCAGAGGACTTCCGCAAGCCCCCGGACTTCGCCTGCCTCAAGCAGCTCATCTCCTATGTGCGCCACAACATCCCCGGCTCGGACCTGGAGCGCCGAGCCCGCATCCTGCTGGCCCAgttccagcagcaggagcagagcgaGGCCGAAGCGGAAG CTGTGGACCACGGCGGCTGCACGTTCCAGCTGGTGGAGGAGAACGGGGTCGGGGACGGGAAGTCGgatttcctctccttctccccagagATGGTGGCAGAACAGTTCACGCTGATGGATGCT GAGCTGTTTAAGAAAGTGGTGCCTTACCACTGCCTGGGCTGCATCTGGTCACAGCGAGACAAGAAAGGCAAAGAGCACCTGGCGCCCACCATCCGTGCCACGGTCTCGCAGTTCAATAGCGTGGCCAACTGCGTCATCGCCACGTGTCTCGGAGACCGGACACTGAAGCCGCAGCAGAGGGCTAAGGTGGTGGAGAGGTGGATCGAAGTGGCTCGG GAGTGCCGCATCTTGAAGAACTTCTCCTCCCTCCGAGCCATCCTCTCGGCTCTGCAGTGCAACGCTGTTCACCGGCTGAAGAAGACCTGGGACGAGGTCCTGCG GGAGAGCTTCCGCACTTTCCACGAGCTCTCAGAGATCTTCTCTGATGAGAACAACCACTCCCTGAGCCGGGAGCTTCTCATTAAG GAGGGCACGTCCAAATTCGCCACCTTGGAGATCAACCCAAAGAGGGCTCAgaagcggcagcagcagcagcgagagATG GGCGTGATGCAGGGCACCATTCCCTATCTCGGCACCTTCCTCACAGACCTGGTGATGCTCGACACCGCCATGAAGGATTTCCTGGAC GGAGGGCTGATCAACtttgagaagagaaggaag GAGTTTGAAGTCATCGCTCAGATCAAGCTGCTTCAGTCAGCCTGCAACAACTACAGCTTCACGCAGGAGGACCATTTCGTGGACTGGTTCCACAGCCTGGAGCGGCTCAGCGAGGCCGAGAG ctACGGGCTGTCGTGTGAGATCGAGCCGCTGTCGGAGTCAGCCAGCAACACGCTGAAGGCGAAGAAGAACACGGGCATCATCAAGCGATGGAGCGA CCGGCAGCCGCCGAGTACCGAGCCCTGCGCCAGCGGCAGCTCCCACTCCAAGTCCTTTGACCAGCTCAAGTGCGGGCAGTACCTGTGCAGCGGGGATGCCACCGACTCGGTCAGCGTCACCtctgctggctccagcagctcGGACGTGGAGGAGATCAACATCAGCTTCATCCCTGAGTCCCCAGACTGCCAGGAGAAGAAG cactcGTACACCCCGTCTGTGGCTGATGGAGAAGCTAAAACCACTGTGTCCTCCGcatcccctctcctccctgccctccagTTCTGGGAAtccacctccctctcctccctggaCACGTCGGGCATCGGCTCGGGCTCCAGCAGTGCCTCGTCCTCCTCCGTCTCCTCCACGCCGGTGACGGCCTCCCGCACCCACAAGCGCTCGGTCTCCGGCATCTCCAGCTACTCGTCCCTCTCACTGCCCCTCTACAACCAGCAGGTCGACGACTGCTGCATCATCCGCGTCAGCCTGGCTGTGGACAACGGCAACATGTACAAGAGCATCCTG GTGACAAGCCAGGATAAGACCCCGGTCGTTATTCGCAAGGCCATGGCCAAACACAACTTGGACGGGGACCGGCCTGAAGACTACGAGCTCGTTCAGATCATCTCAGAGGAGAGAG AGCTGAAAATCCCCGACAACGCCAACGTCTTCTACGCCATGAACTCGGCCGCCAACTACGACTTTGTGCTGAAGAAGCGGGGTTTCTCCAAGGGGGTGAAGATCAAGCACGGCTCCAGCTCCACCCTGCCCAGGATGAAGCAGAAAGGCCTGAAGATCGCCAAAGGCATCTTCTAG
- the RALGDS gene encoding ral guanine nucleotide dissociation stimulator isoform X2, whose amino-acid sequence MSSPSAPGKMEAKPLFNVQKALVQPVQMCMLDIPLSVQDDDSSTQEIGEELEDGVIYSISLRKVQLHHTANKGQRWLGFENESALNLYETCKVRTIKAGTLEKLVEYLVSAFKGNDSTYVTIFLCTYRAFATTKQVLDLLLNRYGKLHVQANGDHARHVVDERMELKNTISSILGAWLDQYSEDFRKPPDFACLKQLISYVRHNIPGSDLERRARILLAQFQQQEQSEAEAEAVDHGGCTFQLVEENGVGDGKSDFLSFSPEMVAEQFTLMDAELFKKVVPYHCLGCIWSQRDKKGKEHLAPTIRATVSQFNSVANCVIATCLGDRTLKPQQRAKVVERWIEVARECRILKNFSSLRAILSALQCNAVHRLKKTWDEVLRESFRTFHELSEIFSDENNHSLSRELLIKEGTSKFATLEINPKRAQKRQQQQREMGVMQGTIPYLGTFLTDLVMLDTAMKDFLDGGLINFEKRRKEFEVIAQIKLLQSACNNYSFTQEDHFVDWFHSLERLSEAESYGLSCEIEPLSESASNTLKAKKNTGIIKRWSDRQPPSTEPCASGSSHSKSFDQLKCGQYLCSGDATDSVSVTSAGSSSSDVEEINISFIPESPDCQEKKHSYTPSVADGEAKTTVSSASPLLPALQFWESTSLSSLDTSGIGSGSSSASSSSVSSTPVTASRTHKRSVSGISSYSSLSLPLYNQQVDDCCIIRVSLAVDNGNMYKSILVTSQDKTPVVIRKAMAKHNLDGDRPEDYELVQIISEERELKIPDNANVFYAMNSAANYDFVLKKRGFSKGVKIKHGSSSTLPRMKQKGLKIAKGIF is encoded by the exons AGCTCCACGCAGGAGATCGGAGAAGAGCTGGAGGATGGTGTGATCTACAGCATATCGCTCCGGAAGGTGCAGCTCCATCACACGGCCAACAAAGGGCAGCGGTGGCTGGGG TTTGAGAACGAGTCAGCCTTAAACCTCTACGAGACGTGTAAGGTGCGGACGATAAAAGCTGGGACCTTGGAGAAGCTGGTGGAGTACCTGGTCTCGGCCTTCAAGGGCAATGACTCCACCTACGTCACCATCTTCTTGTGCACGTACCGGGCCTTCGCCACCACCAAGCAAGTGCTGGACCTGCTGCTCAACAG GTATGGCAAGCTCCACGTACAGGCGAACGGGGACCACGCCAGGCACGTTGTGGATGAGAGGATGGAGCTGAAGAA CACCATCTCCTCCATCCTGGGCGCCTGGCTGGACCAGTACTCAGAGGACTTCCGCAAGCCCCCGGACTTCGCCTGCCTCAAGCAGCTCATCTCCTATGTGCGCCACAACATCCCCGGCTCGGACCTGGAGCGCCGAGCCCGCATCCTGCTGGCCCAgttccagcagcaggagcagagcgaGGCCGAAGCGGAAG CTGTGGACCACGGCGGCTGCACGTTCCAGCTGGTGGAGGAGAACGGGGTCGGGGACGGGAAGTCGgatttcctctccttctccccagagATGGTGGCAGAACAGTTCACGCTGATGGATGCT GAGCTGTTTAAGAAAGTGGTGCCTTACCACTGCCTGGGCTGCATCTGGTCACAGCGAGACAAGAAAGGCAAAGAGCACCTGGCGCCCACCATCCGTGCCACGGTCTCGCAGTTCAATAGCGTGGCCAACTGCGTCATCGCCACGTGTCTCGGAGACCGGACACTGAAGCCGCAGCAGAGGGCTAAGGTGGTGGAGAGGTGGATCGAAGTGGCTCGG GAGTGCCGCATCTTGAAGAACTTCTCCTCCCTCCGAGCCATCCTCTCGGCTCTGCAGTGCAACGCTGTTCACCGGCTGAAGAAGACCTGGGACGAGGTCCTGCG GGAGAGCTTCCGCACTTTCCACGAGCTCTCAGAGATCTTCTCTGATGAGAACAACCACTCCCTGAGCCGGGAGCTTCTCATTAAG GAGGGCACGTCCAAATTCGCCACCTTGGAGATCAACCCAAAGAGGGCTCAgaagcggcagcagcagcagcgagagATG GGCGTGATGCAGGGCACCATTCCCTATCTCGGCACCTTCCTCACAGACCTGGTGATGCTCGACACCGCCATGAAGGATTTCCTGGAC GGAGGGCTGATCAACtttgagaagagaaggaag GAGTTTGAAGTCATCGCTCAGATCAAGCTGCTTCAGTCAGCCTGCAACAACTACAGCTTCACGCAGGAGGACCATTTCGTGGACTGGTTCCACAGCCTGGAGCGGCTCAGCGAGGCCGAGAG ctACGGGCTGTCGTGTGAGATCGAGCCGCTGTCGGAGTCAGCCAGCAACACGCTGAAGGCGAAGAAGAACACGGGCATCATCAAGCGATGGAGCGA CCGGCAGCCGCCGAGTACCGAGCCCTGCGCCAGCGGCAGCTCCCACTCCAAGTCCTTTGACCAGCTCAAGTGCGGGCAGTACCTGTGCAGCGGGGATGCCACCGACTCGGTCAGCGTCACCtctgctggctccagcagctcGGACGTGGAGGAGATCAACATCAGCTTCATCCCTGAGTCCCCAGACTGCCAGGAGAAGAAG cactcGTACACCCCGTCTGTGGCTGATGGAGAAGCTAAAACCACTGTGTCCTCCGcatcccctctcctccctgccctccagTTCTGGGAAtccacctccctctcctccctggaCACGTCGGGCATCGGCTCGGGCTCCAGCAGTGCCTCGTCCTCCTCCGTCTCCTCCACGCCGGTGACGGCCTCCCGCACCCACAAGCGCTCGGTCTCCGGCATCTCCAGCTACTCGTCCCTCTCACTGCCCCTCTACAACCAGCAGGTCGACGACTGCTGCATCATCCGCGTCAGCCTGGCTGTGGACAACGGCAACATGTACAAGAGCATCCTG GTGACAAGCCAGGATAAGACCCCGGTCGTTATTCGCAAGGCCATGGCCAAACACAACTTGGACGGGGACCGGCCTGAAGACTACGAGCTCGTTCAGATCATCTCAGAGGAGAGAG AGCTGAAAATCCCCGACAACGCCAACGTCTTCTACGCCATGAACTCGGCCGCCAACTACGACTTTGTGCTGAAGAAGCGGGGTTTCTCCAAGGGGGTGAAGATCAAGCACGGCTCCAGCTCCACCCTGCCCAGGATGAAGCAGAAAGGCCTGAAGATCGCCAAAGGCATCTTCTAG
- the RALGDS gene encoding ral guanine nucleotide dissociation stimulator isoform X3, with the protein MVSRRHHAAAAPAPEKMFEGCRRARSLWGGVRLEVAGESSPVVLHSFTQLDPDLPPLESSTQEIGEELEDGVIYSISLRKVQLHHTANKGQRWLGFENESALNLYETCKVRTIKAGTLEKLVEYLVSAFKGNDSTYVTIFLCTYRAFATTKQVLDLLLNRYGKLHVQANGDHARHVVDERMELKNTISSILGAWLDQYSEDFRKPPDFACLKQLISYVRHNIPGSDLERRARILLAQFQQQEQSEAEAEAVDHGGCTFQLVEENGVGDGKSDFLSFSPEMVAEQFTLMDAELFKKVVPYHCLGCIWSQRDKKGKEHLAPTIRATVSQFNSVANCVIATCLGDRTLKPQQRAKVVERWIEVARECRILKNFSSLRAILSALQCNAVHRLKKTWDEVLRESFRTFHELSEIFSDENNHSLSRELLIKEGTSKFATLEINPKRAQKRQQQQREMGVMQGTIPYLGTFLTDLVMLDTAMKDFLDGGLINFEKRRKEFEVIAQIKLLQSACNNYSFTQEDHFVDWFHSLERLSEAESYGLSCEIEPLSESASNTLKAKKNTGIIKRWSDRQPPSTEPCASGSSHSKSFDQLKCGQYLCSGDATDSVSVTSAGSSSSDVEEINISFIPESPDCQEKKFWESTSLSSLDTSGIGSGSSSASSSSVSSTPVTASRTHKRSVSGISSYSSLSLPLYNQQVDDCCIIRVSLAVDNGNMYKSILVTSQDKTPVVIRKAMAKHNLDGDRPEDYELVQIISEERELKIPDNANVFYAMNSAANYDFVLKKRGFSKGVKIKHGSSSTLPRMKQKGLKIAKGIF; encoded by the exons AGCTCCACGCAGGAGATCGGAGAAGAGCTGGAGGATGGTGTGATCTACAGCATATCGCTCCGGAAGGTGCAGCTCCATCACACGGCCAACAAAGGGCAGCGGTGGCTGGGG TTTGAGAACGAGTCAGCCTTAAACCTCTACGAGACGTGTAAGGTGCGGACGATAAAAGCTGGGACCTTGGAGAAGCTGGTGGAGTACCTGGTCTCGGCCTTCAAGGGCAATGACTCCACCTACGTCACCATCTTCTTGTGCACGTACCGGGCCTTCGCCACCACCAAGCAAGTGCTGGACCTGCTGCTCAACAG GTATGGCAAGCTCCACGTACAGGCGAACGGGGACCACGCCAGGCACGTTGTGGATGAGAGGATGGAGCTGAAGAA CACCATCTCCTCCATCCTGGGCGCCTGGCTGGACCAGTACTCAGAGGACTTCCGCAAGCCCCCGGACTTCGCCTGCCTCAAGCAGCTCATCTCCTATGTGCGCCACAACATCCCCGGCTCGGACCTGGAGCGCCGAGCCCGCATCCTGCTGGCCCAgttccagcagcaggagcagagcgaGGCCGAAGCGGAAG CTGTGGACCACGGCGGCTGCACGTTCCAGCTGGTGGAGGAGAACGGGGTCGGGGACGGGAAGTCGgatttcctctccttctccccagagATGGTGGCAGAACAGTTCACGCTGATGGATGCT GAGCTGTTTAAGAAAGTGGTGCCTTACCACTGCCTGGGCTGCATCTGGTCACAGCGAGACAAGAAAGGCAAAGAGCACCTGGCGCCCACCATCCGTGCCACGGTCTCGCAGTTCAATAGCGTGGCCAACTGCGTCATCGCCACGTGTCTCGGAGACCGGACACTGAAGCCGCAGCAGAGGGCTAAGGTGGTGGAGAGGTGGATCGAAGTGGCTCGG GAGTGCCGCATCTTGAAGAACTTCTCCTCCCTCCGAGCCATCCTCTCGGCTCTGCAGTGCAACGCTGTTCACCGGCTGAAGAAGACCTGGGACGAGGTCCTGCG GGAGAGCTTCCGCACTTTCCACGAGCTCTCAGAGATCTTCTCTGATGAGAACAACCACTCCCTGAGCCGGGAGCTTCTCATTAAG GAGGGCACGTCCAAATTCGCCACCTTGGAGATCAACCCAAAGAGGGCTCAgaagcggcagcagcagcagcgagagATG GGCGTGATGCAGGGCACCATTCCCTATCTCGGCACCTTCCTCACAGACCTGGTGATGCTCGACACCGCCATGAAGGATTTCCTGGAC GGAGGGCTGATCAACtttgagaagagaaggaag GAGTTTGAAGTCATCGCTCAGATCAAGCTGCTTCAGTCAGCCTGCAACAACTACAGCTTCACGCAGGAGGACCATTTCGTGGACTGGTTCCACAGCCTGGAGCGGCTCAGCGAGGCCGAGAG ctACGGGCTGTCGTGTGAGATCGAGCCGCTGTCGGAGTCAGCCAGCAACACGCTGAAGGCGAAGAAGAACACGGGCATCATCAAGCGATGGAGCGA CCGGCAGCCGCCGAGTACCGAGCCCTGCGCCAGCGGCAGCTCCCACTCCAAGTCCTTTGACCAGCTCAAGTGCGGGCAGTACCTGTGCAGCGGGGATGCCACCGACTCGGTCAGCGTCACCtctgctggctccagcagctcGGACGTGGAGGAGATCAACATCAGCTTCATCCCTGAGTCCCCAGACTGCCAGGAGAAGAAG TTCTGGGAAtccacctccctctcctccctggaCACGTCGGGCATCGGCTCGGGCTCCAGCAGTGCCTCGTCCTCCTCCGTCTCCTCCACGCCGGTGACGGCCTCCCGCACCCACAAGCGCTCGGTCTCCGGCATCTCCAGCTACTCGTCCCTCTCACTGCCCCTCTACAACCAGCAGGTCGACGACTGCTGCATCATCCGCGTCAGCCTGGCTGTGGACAACGGCAACATGTACAAGAGCATCCTG GTGACAAGCCAGGATAAGACCCCGGTCGTTATTCGCAAGGCCATGGCCAAACACAACTTGGACGGGGACCGGCCTGAAGACTACGAGCTCGTTCAGATCATCTCAGAGGAGAGAG AGCTGAAAATCCCCGACAACGCCAACGTCTTCTACGCCATGAACTCGGCCGCCAACTACGACTTTGTGCTGAAGAAGCGGGGTTTCTCCAAGGGGGTGAAGATCAAGCACGGCTCCAGCTCCACCCTGCCCAGGATGAAGCAGAAAGGCCTGAAGATCGCCAAAGGCATCTTCTAG